Proteins found in one Odocoileus virginianus isolate 20LAN1187 ecotype Illinois chromosome 10, Ovbor_1.2, whole genome shotgun sequence genomic segment:
- the LOC110149730 gene encoding olfactory receptor 8U3-like → MIEENITRVMEFILLGFSVQREIEILLFLLILVVYALTLVGNIGMISLIRLDPHLHTPMYFFLSNLAFVDFCYSSSIAPKFLETLLTQHRSISFYACAAQLGFFLSFLILEMFLLAVMAYDRYVAICNPLLYMVIMSQKVRMQLVAGPYLYSFSVAFLHTAVTFRLIYCGPNVINHFYCDDVPLMALACSDTSLKEILIFIFAGFNMISSLTTVLISYLYIVAAILRIQSAEGRRKAFSSCGSHLTAVTIFYGTLIFKYLQPKSNHSLDTDKMASVFYTIVIPMLNPMIYSLRNQEVKNALRKAFEKYYFLSLINIKMYLVTLTVLELCHMQICCFYYL, encoded by the coding sequence ATGATTGAAGAGAATATTACCAGGGTGATGGAATtcattcttttgggtttttcagTCCAGAGAGAGATTGagatccttctctttcttctcattttagtGGTATATGCTCTAACTCTGGTGGGAAACATTGGCATGATTTCCTTAATCCGGTTGGATCCTCACCTTCACACACCCATGTACTTTTTTCTCAGTAATCTGGCCTTTGTAGACTTTTGTTACTCCTCGTCAATAGCCCCAAAGTTCCTGGAGACCCTCCTGACCCAGCACAGGTCCATATCTTTCTATGCGTGTGCGGCACAGCTAGGCTTTTTCCTGAGCTTCCTGATTTTGGAGATGTTCCTTCTTGCCGTAATGGcttatgaccgctatgtggccatctgcaatcCTCTTCTCTACATGGTGATCATGTCCCAAAAGGTGCGCATGCAACTGGTAGCAGGCCCTTACTTATACAgcttttctgttgctttcctccaCACAGCTGTTACTTTTCGATTGATCTACTGTGGCCCCAATGTTATTAATCACTTCTACTGTGATGATGTCCCTTTGATGGCCCTTGCCTGCTCAGACACCAGCCTCAAAGAGAtcttgatttttatctttgctgGGTTCAACATGATCAGCTCTTTGACCACCGTCCTTATTTCTTACCTATACATTGTGGCTGCCATCCTGAGAATCCAATCTGCAGAAGGGAGGCGCAAAGCATTCTCATCCTGTGGTTCTCATCTGACTGCTGTCACTATATTCTATGGGACTCTGATCTTCAAGTATCTGCAGCCCAAATCAAACCATTCCCTTGACACAGACAAAATGGCCTCTGTCTTCTACACAATAGTCATTCCTATGTTGAATCCCATgatctacagcctgaggaaccAAGAGGTAAAAAATGCCTTGAGGAAagcctttgaaaaatattattttctgtctctaataaacattaaaatgtatcTTGTAACACTGACTGTCTTAGAACTATGCCACATGCAGatatgttgtttttattatctttga